The following nucleotide sequence is from Phocoena sinus isolate mPhoSin1 chromosome 14, mPhoSin1.pri, whole genome shotgun sequence.
tcagagtgcttgattttaaaagtgcaaaggaaataaatgcatctcattatatccagcaaaaagatgaacaaagaaaatgcTCAATGTAAGACTTTCTCTTGTCATGAAAATCGTTGGGAATCTTTCCATGTCTTTTGCCTTACGAGAGTGTGTACAACTGCAAAgattcttcctctcccctccccgcccccattcTTTAGCTAAAAATCTGTTTAAGGTATCACGCATACTCAGAGGCTTACCAGCTTTATCACGGCTGTTTCTGCAGGTCAACATAGAGACTTaactgagcttttaaaaataggcaCACTGTATCCTAGTGTGTTCAGCCATTTAAGAACGTTTTTAAAGAGTAGATTGCTAGATCCTCAGAATATGGGAGGTGAGTTCCCTGGAATGCTGATTTATCGTTGATCTACTGGATACTTTTTTGGGATGAGGCAGAACTTACGAAGTATTACAGGTAGAGAGATTTCATATGGTAAGCTGGTCTTTCATGGTTTCATGTACAGTAAAATGGACTTTTAAATAATACTGTGTATTAAAATGATATGAGATTTTTGGAATTGGTAGAGATCTTGAAAATGAGTAGAGAAACGTGGCTGACCTGGACTTAGGCCTGAGACTGTGAGTCCATAGTTCTTAGCATGTTTCATCCATGTAGCAAATTCTTAGGCCGACACTAATTTACTGTAAATGCTCCTTTCAGCTCAGTGTGCCATCATAATGTTTGATGTAACATCGAGGGTTACTTACAAGAACGTGCCTAACTGGCATAGAGATCTGGTACGAGTGTGTGAGAACATCCCCATCGTGTTGTGTGGCAACAAAGTGGATATTAAGGACAGAAAGGTTAAGGCAAAGTCGATTGTCTTCCACCGAAAGAAGAATCTTCAGGTATGTTTCTTAGAACTTACTGGATTTATGATCCTTAggtaaaattataagtaaaatccttaggtaaaattataattataaaattatataataaattattataagtcCATTAAAGTGCTTCATCAATGTCTTTGAtgtatgggtttttaaaattaattttatctctcATTTAAACAGTACTATGACATCTCCGCCAAAAGTAACTACAATTTTGAAAAGCCCTTCCTCTGGCTTGCTAGAAAACTGATCGGAGACCCTAACTTGGAGTTCGTCGCCATGCCCGCTCTCGCCCCGCCAGAGGTGGTCATGGACCCCGCGTTGGCAGCGCAGTACGAGCACGACCTGGAGGTACGGTGTGTGCGGCTCGGTAGTGCATGCTTTTCGGTTCCTGGTGGTTTCCATCTGGAGCATGACAGCGTTTTCATCTCTGTGTCTAGGTTGCTCAGACAACTGCCCTCCCGGATGAAGATGATGACCTGTGAGAAAAGTGAAGCTGGAGCCCAGCGTCAGAAGTCTAGTTTTATAGGCAACTGTCCTGTGATGTCAGTGGTGCAGCGTGTTTGCCACTTTATTATATAGCTAAGCAGAACATGTGCTTGATGTTTGGGATGCTGAAGGAGATGAATGGGCTTTGGAGTGAAtgtggcagttaaaaaaaaaaaaaaaaaaacttcatttttttggacCTGCATATTTAGATGTTTTGGAACACAGTTCTTTCCTCCTTAAGTTTCAAATATAAGACTGCTACAGTCACATCACAATATCCAGTGGTGGAATCTTGTTTGTTACTGTCATTCCCATTCCTTTTCGTTTAGAATCAGAATAAAGTTGTATTTCAAATATCTAAGCAAATGAACTCATCCCTCGTTTAAATGAGCATTTTAAAACCACTAACAGGGAAAATTGTGCCATGTTAGTATCTGAATTGCCTTTGCTATTACTACTTAGTTTGAAGTCTGTTAGGTTAAATTCTTCTAATTTTCTGTACATGTGAATCATTTCACACAAATGAAATGACAGGTCAACAGTATTGTATTCGGTAAGTCGTTAAGAGGTGTAAATACCGTCAATGCAGTTAGGCTAAAATAATACCTACCCCACCTGTCTTTTGGCCTAGGTAGTGTCACACCTAGGGAAGAGCTTGTTTGAGGTTTGTGTGACCTGGCAGAATAAAAGTGGTACCTGTTTTAGACGTTTCAAATAGAGATCTTAAGAATAATAGTTGCTTTTATGGCAAAAGTCACCATGTTCTAATGTAGAGCTTCTCAAAGTCTGATGAAACCATACAGATGGTTGCGGGAACTTGAGGGACGTCTCGtctgttaaaaatgaatataaattgtGCGTTTACTTGCCTTTTGTTTCAGCGTTAACATGTTTAACGTAAAGTTGGTCTTCTGGGAAGATGTTCCACGTTTACCTGCTGTTGTCAAGTACTCCCAAGCTTTAAAGATGTCAAAGATTAAGGATTTCATTGGACACATCACAGCTTTGGTGGGTTTTCTCCCCACAAAGAATTTTTGTGGGCGGTGCAAGGACACAGCAGCCTGCTGCAACAGCAAAGTAGGGCTTAGATTGGCTTCCCAGTGAAGTGAAACAAGACTGCCAGAGTCTCAGTAGGTTAACCACTTATGTTCGTGTGGTTTCCACATGTAAACATGAATTGAGTCCGTCTTGCCTGAGTTTGATCCCATCGACACCATACTGTAGCAATTAGAAGTCAAAGTAAGAGCTGTTTTGCTCATGTAAGTACTATACTCCAGTGCAGTTACCAAAGTGCTTTAGGCGTCCAGTTATCCTTAAACGATTACTTTCCTACCAGAAAGTTCTTTAGGTGTCCAGTTATCCTTAAACGATTACTTTCCTACCAGAAAGTTCTTTAGGTGTCCAGTTATCCTTAAACGATTACTTTCCTACCAGAAAGTTCTTTAGGTGTCCAGTTATCCTTAAACGATTACTTTCCTACCAGAAAGTTCTTTAGGTGTCCAGTTATCCTTAAACGATTACTTTCCTACCAGAAAGTTCTTTAGGTGTCCAGTTATCCTTAAACGATTACTTTCCTACCTAAAAGCTAGGGAGGGATCACGTCAGTATGTGGAGAACTGAAATATAAAGGGTAAAACTGGATGcgttttaatttgttaaaatattgaataaatattaatagatttgAATTGCTGTATATGCTATGCTATATTCAGAACCAGACCTTAACAGATGTGAAGTTTCTTCCCATGATCAGGATGAGATGACTTACacgaagggtgtgtgtgtgtaacctcATGTAGAATGACAAATATGCTGAATCTTAAATGTAACAGTTAAATCTTGCAAACTgcttggaggtgggagagaatTTACGTCATTCGTCggaagaaaaaaattgccaaatACATTGCTTCTACTTTGCCTGGATTTTCTGAATCATCTGGTGTTCAGTTATCTTGCGGGGAATACGTTTCTGTCTCGTTTATACAAATGGGGACGTTTTCCCCTCAGTTTGAAATCTGGTCTCTAACGGGGGAACCTTCAGTTGAAAGCCAAGCTAGAAATGGCTTCTGAGAACAGAATTGGTCGGAGTAAAAGCATACGGTGCTTTTGAAGACAGTTTCATGATGTGCCCTGGCCAATTTTTAAGACCCCACAGAATGGGTCTTTGGTCCCATCGTTCTCAATACCTAGGAAAGGGCAGAGATGGCCGAAAACGCATTGAACTTGTAAGACCAGTTGCCTGGCTGATCATGTGCACCAGGTAGTGAGAATTTGTGGTCCCTTTTgtaaaaacatgaagaaattgaCTCGGGACGAGTGACCTTACGTATCGAGGACGCCTTCAGACGCCTTCAGCCCTGTGGGAGCTCTAGGCACCCTGCCTGACAGTAACCTGGGCTCGGTCTAAAGCGCCCTGCCGGGCGGGCACATCACTAGGGGCACATGCTTCCCACCTAGAGCCGTGTTGGGGTGAAAGGCGGCCCTGGCCCGTTGCACCTTCCCATTAGAGCGCCCTGAGTGGTCCTTGGGAAGCGCCTCTGACCTGATCCACGCTGCCGCAAGGCCTTGCACGCGTGGGTCCTCCCTTTCTGGGCTTTGCAGTGTTCTTTTGGAGaacctcctttctctttcctgaagtAAG
It contains:
- the RAN gene encoding GTP-binding nuclear protein Ran, whose product is MAAQGEPQVQFKLVLVGDGGTGKTTFVKRHLTGEFEKKYVATLGVEVHPLVFHTNRGPIKFNVWDTAGQEKFGGLRDGYYIQAQCAIIMFDVTSRVTYKNVPNWHRDLVRVCENIPIVLCGNKVDIKDRKVKAKSIVFHRKKNLQYYDISAKSNYNFEKPFLWLARKLIGDPNLEFVAMPALAPPEVVMDPALAAQYEHDLEVAQTTALPDEDDDL